TCCCAGTTATGCAGCACCTCCTCGCTATCCTGCACCTGCGCATCGGCGAAAATATGCGGATGACGACGTTCCAGCTTGTCGGCGATGCCGTGGCAAATATCATCAAAGGTAAAACGGCCTTCCTCGCGCGCTATCTGCGCGTAGAACACCACCTGAAACAGCAGATCGCCCAGCTCGCCGCGCAGATCGTCATAATCTTCGCGCTGAATGGCGTCAATCACTTCATAAGTCTCTTCCAGGGTATAGGGGGCGATGGTGGCGTAAGTTTGCTCGCGGTCCCAGGGGCAGCCGCGCTGCGGATCGCGCAGGGTCTGCATAATCGTCAGCAGACGTTCAAGAGCAGTCATAGTAAAACCTTATTAATCAGAACAGGATACCGGCATAAACGCAGCGGGTGCGCCTATGCCGGTCAATCAGTGCAGACGACGGGCGTCGATGATGTCAGGAACCTGATTCAGGCGCGCCAGCACCCGGCCCAGCACCTGTTGGTTGTAGATCTCAATATCCATATCGATGGTCGCCAGCTGCTTACGGGTATCGCTACGGCTGGAAACGCCCAGCACGTTCACCTTCTCATTGGCGAGAATGGTGGTGATATCGCGCAGCAGCCCGCTGCGATCGTTAGCGGTTACGCGTACCACCAGCGAATAGCCGGTCGAGTAGCTCTCTCCCCAGACCGCATCGACAATGCGCTCCGGCGCATGGGATATCAGCTCAGCCAGCTGGTCGCAGTCGGCGCGGTGGATGGAAATGCCGCGCCCCTGGGTGATAAAGCCGACAATATCGTCACCCGGAATCGGCTGGCAGCAGCGGGCGATATGGTGCATCAGGTTGCCCACCCCTTCCACCACTACGCGCCCGCTCTCTTTCCCGGAACGCTGCGGCGTATGGCTCTTCTGCGTCAGCTGACGCAGCGCTTCACGATCTTCCTCCTCCGCGCTCGGCTTATTCAGCTTCGCCTGCAGGAAGTTAACCATCTGGTTCAGACGAATATCGCCGCCGCCAATCGCCGCCAGCAGCTCATCGAGCGTGGAGACGTTATAGCGCGGCAGCAGCAGCTTTTCCGCCTCTTTCAGACTGATATCCAGCTGATTCAGCTCGTTATCAAGGATCTGACGGCCGGCCACGATATTCTTATCGCGATCCTGCTTGCGGAACCAGGCATGGATCTTGGAGCGTCCACGGCTGGTGGTGACATAGCCCAGATTAGGGTTCAGCCAGTCGCGGCTCGGGTTCGGCTGCTTCTGGGTAATGATCTCAATCTGATCGCCCATCTGCAGCTGATAGGTAAAGGGCACGATACGGCCGCCGATTTTGGCGCCGATGCAGCGATGGCCGATATCGCTGTGAATGTGATAGGCGAAATCGAGCGGCGTCGAGCCGGCCGGCAGATCGACCACGTCGCCTTTCGGCGTAAAGACATACACGCGATCGTCAAACACCTGGCTGCGTACTTCTTCCAGCAGCTCGCCGGTGTCCGCCATCTCCTCCTGCCAGGCGATCAGCTTGCGCAGCCAGGCGATACGCTCTTCATGGCCCTGCGCGCCGCGCGCCTGGCCGCCGGTGCCGCCCTCTTTGTATTTCCAGTGGGCGGCCACGCCCAGCTCCGCGTCTTCATGCATCTGACGCGTGCGGATCTGAATTTCCACCGTCTTGCCGCCGGGGCCCAGCACCACGGTATGAATCGACTGATAGCCGTTAGGTTTGGGGTTAGCGACGTAGTCGTCGAACTCGTCCGGCAGATGGCGATAGAGGGTATGCACGATGCCCAGCGCGCCGTAGCAATCCTGCAGACGCTCGGCGACGATGCGCACCGCGCGCACGTCGAACAGCTCGTCGAACGCCAGCGACTTCTTCTGCATTTTGCGCCAGATGCTGTAGATATGCTTCGGACGGCCATAGACCTCCGCCTTGACCCCTTCACGGGTCATCTCGGTGCGCAGGCTCTCGACGAAGGATTCGATATACTGTTCGCGATCGATGCGGCGTTCGTGCAGCAGCCGGGCGATGCGCTTGTACTCATCGGGATGCAGATAACGGAAGCAGAAATCTTCCAGCTCCCATTTCAGCTGGCCGATGCCGAGACGGTTGGCTAACGGCGCGTAGATATTAGTACACTCTTTCGCCGCCAGTACGCGCTCATCTTCCGGCGCGTCTTTCATTTCACGCAGATGGGCGATGCGCTCCGCCAGCTTAATGACCACACAGCGGAAATCTTCCACCATCGCCAGCAGCATGCGCCGCACATTATCCACCTGCTCCGAGGCCATCGAATCGTTGTGAATAGCTTTCAGATGGCGGATAGCGTCCATATCACGCACGCCATGCACCAGCGAAACGATCGCTTTGCCGAAGGTCTCCTCCAGCTTCTCTTCCGACACCACGCCGGCATCCGCCAGCGGAAACACCAGCGCGGCGCGCAGCGTGTCGTTATCCATGCTGAGCATCGACAGGATTTCGACCATTTCAATGCCGCGCCACAACAGCAGCGACTGGTCGGGGTGAGATTGGGTAACGGCCTCGCAATAGCGCCAGGTATCGGCCAGACGTTCACATGATTGCGGGTTAGCGATCCCCAGCGTGGTGATCCATTGATCCAGCGCGAACTCGCCAGCCGTATTCAAATGTGCGCTTCTTACCGCAACCATAACCTCTCCTGGCAACCTGTAAAGATACTTACGTTTTACTGAATAGCACCATGGATTCAAGATGGCCCGTATGCGGGAACATATCGAGCATCGCGACCCTTTCCAGTTGGTAACCGGCAGCCAGCAGCACCTGGCTGTCCCGGGCAAGTGTAGTCGGATTACAGGAAACATAGACAACGCGTTGCGGCGCAAGTTTAGCAATATGCTGCATCACTCCGCCGGCGCCCGCGCGCGCCGGATCCAGTAACACCTTATCAAAGCCGTGCGCCGCCCACGGCTGGCGCGTTACATCTTCTTCCAGGTTCTCATGAAAAAAGGTGATATTTTCAAGGCCGTTTAGCCTGGCATTATACGCACCTTGCGCCGCTAAAGCTGCTACCCCCTCCACACCCACAACATTTTGTACACATTTCGCGATCGGAAGCGTGAAGTTGCCCATACCGCAGAACAGGTCCAGCACGCGGTCGCCCGGCTGCAGATCGAGCCATGCCAGCGCCGTCGCCACCATTTTCTGATTCACCGCATCGTTGACCTGAATAAAATCGCGCGGGCTAAAGGTTAACTTCAGCTGATGAGACAGATAGTAAGGCTGCTCGCCGGTCACCTGCACCGTCTGTTCGCTGTCCGGGGCGAGAAATAGCGCCAGCTGATGCTTATGCGAAAACTGTTCCAGCTTTTGCCGGTCGCCGGCGCTCAGCGGATCGAGATGGCGTAACACCAGCAGCGGCCCGTTGTCCGCCAGCACCAGCTCGACATGGCCCAGTCGGCGCACTGCCTGCAGCGAGGCCAGGCAGGCGCGCAACGGCAGCAGCAGCGCCTCCAGCTCGGGCTTCAAAATGGGGCAGCAGTCGATCGAAACCAGGTCATTGGAGCCGGTTTTACGAAAGCCCATCTGCAGCGTCTGCGTTTTCGGTTGATACTGCAGCCCCAGACGGGCGCGGCGGCGATAGCCGTAAGCGCTGTCGCCGATAATTTCATCTACCGCGATCTCGCGGCCGGTTTCGCGCGTCAACAGATGCGCCAGCGCCTTCGCTTTGCTCTGCTGCTGCAGCGCTTGTGACGCGTGCTGCTGCTGACAGCCGCCGCAGGCGTTAAACCACGGGCAGCGCGGCGTCACCCGCTCCGCGCTGGGCTGCAGAATCCGCTGCGCGCGGCCGCGCGCGTACTGGCGCTTATCCTCCAGCAGCGTTACCTCAACCTGCTCGCCCGGCAGCGCGCCGCTGACAAACAGCGTCTTGCCCTGATGGCGCGCCACGCCCTGGCCGAACGCATCAAGATCGTGAATAGTGACGGTAACGGTTTGCCGGGTCGTCACACGCCGTTTTGCGGAGTAGAATTGCGCCATAGTGGAATAGAATCTCTGAATAATTGCTACGCGAAGTCACGCCTGCTCTGCAGCGTCACTGCCCGGCGCAATTGTCTCACACCGGACTACCATGACCAAATACAGCCTGCGGGCAAGGATGATGATTTTAATACTGGCGCCGACGCTGATGATCGGCCTGCTGCTCAGCACCTTTTTTGTGGTGCATCGCTACAACGAGCTGCAGCGGCAGCTGGTGGACGCAGGCGCCAATATTATCGAGCCGCTGGCGGTCTCCAGTGAATATGGTATGACCTTTCACAGCCGCGAATCGGTGCGTCAGCTGGTAAGCCTGCTGCATCGCCGCCATTCCGATATCGTGCGCGCCATTACGGTGTTTGATGACAAGAATCAGATCTTCGTCACCTCCAACTACCATCTCAATCAGGATCTGCTGCGCCTGCCGGAAGGCGCCAGCGTGCCGAGCCTGACGGTGATTGAACGCCGCGGCAACGCGATGGTGCTGCGTACGCCGGTGGTGTCGGAAAGTTACTATCCCGACGAGTCGCCGGGGCGCGACGTCAAGCCCACCGACAATCCGCTGGGCTACGTAGCCATTGAGCTGGATCTGCAGTCGGTGAGGCTGCAGCAGTATAAAGAGGTGTTTGTCGCTACCCTGCTGCTGCTGTTCTGCCTCTGTATCGCCATGATGTTCGCCTACCGGCTGATGCGCGACGTCACCGGCCCGATCCGCAATATGGTCAGCACGGTGGATCGCATTCGTCGCGGCCAGCTCGATAGCCGTGTCGAGGGGTATATGCTTGGCGAGCTGGATATGCTGAAAAACGGCATCAACGCGATGGCGATGTCGCTCACTGCCTACCATGAAGAGATGCAGCAAAACATTGACCAGGCAACCTCTGACCTGCGCGAAACCCTGGAGCAGATGGAGATCCAGAACGTCGAGCTGGATCTGGCGAAACGGCGCGCGCAGGAGGCGGCGCGCATCAAGTCGGAATTCCTGGCGAATATGTCCCATGAGCTGCGCACCCCGCTCAACGGCGTGATCGGCTTTACGCGCCAGACGTTGAAAACGCCGCTGACCGCCACCCAGCGCGACTACCTGCACACCATTGAGCGATCGGCGAACAACCTGCTCAGTATCATCAACGACGTGCTGGACTTCTCGAAGCTGGAAGCGGGCAAGCTGGTGCTGGAATCGATCCCCTTCCCGCTGCGCGCCACGCTGGATGAGACCCTGGTGCTGCTGGCGCCTTCGGCCCACGATAAAGGGCTGGAGCTGACCATCAATGTGCAGGGCGAAGTGCCGGATAACGTGATTGGCGATCCGCTGCGCCTGCAGCAGATCCTCACCAATCTGATCGGCAATGCGGTGAAATTCACCGAGCGCGGCAATATCGATATTCGCGTCGAGAAGCGCAGCCTGAGCAACAGCAGCGTCGAGCTGGAGGTGCAGGTTCACGATACTGGCATCGGCATCGCCGAAAAGCAGCAGTCGCAGCTGTTTCAGGCGTTCCGCCAGGCTGATGCCAGCATCTCCCGCCGCCACGGCGGCACCGGGCTGGGCCTGGTGATCACGCAAAAGCTGGTGAACGAAATGGGCGGTGAAATCGCCTTCCACAGCCGTCTCAATCAGGGATCGACCTTCTGGTTCCACGTCAGCCTGGCGCTGAACCCTAACGCCGCCAGCGATCCACGCGCGCTGGACGGGCTGCGCGGCAAGCGTCTCGCCTATGTCGAGGCAAACCCGGCAGCGGCGCAGGCAACGCTGGATATGCTCGGCGCCACGCCGCTGCAGGTCAGCTACAGTCTGACGCTCGAAGGGCTGACCGATGCGCGCTACGATATGCTGCTGGTGGGAATGGCGATCGGCCAGCGCACCGAGAGCGTGCTATCACAGGCTTATATCAACAGTCTGACAGCGCGCGCCGACTGTGTGATCGTCGCGTTGCCGAGCCAGATGCTGCTGCAGGCGGAGCTGCTGAAGACGCGCGGCATCGATGCCTGTCTGTGCAAGCCGGTCACGCGCACGCGCCTGCTGCCGATTATGCTCGATCTGCACGCGCGCAAACTTTACGACCTGCCCGCGCGCACGCGACTGCCGCTGTCGGTGATGGCGGTGGACGATAACCCGGCGAACCTGAAGCTGATCGGCGCGCTGCTGGAGGAACAGGTAGAGAGCATCGTGCTGTGCGACAGCGGTGAAAAGGCGATTGCGCTGGCGCAGCAGCAGGCACTGGACATTATTCTGATGGATATTCAGATGCCGGAGATCGACGGCATTCGCGCCAGCGAGCTGATCCGCGAGATGCCGCAGCACGCCAATACGCCGATTATCGCCGTCACGGCGCACGCCATCGATGGCGAACGCGAACATCTGATCAAAGCGGGCATGAATGACTATCTCGCCAAGCCGATAGACGAGGTAAAACTGAGTCACCTGCTGGCGCGCTACTCCCCTTCGCTGCAGCCGCAGACGGTGGAAACGCCGCTGGTTTCCCCTTCGCTCGACTGGCAGCTGGCGCTGCGTCAGGCCGCCAATAAGCCGGAGCTGGCACGCGATCTGCTGCAGATGCTGCTCGATTTTCTGCCCGAGGTACGGGAAAAGGTGGAACAGAGCCTGGCGGATAATCGCCAGTACGGTCTGCGTGAAATCATTCATAAGCTGCACGGCAGCGCCAGCTACAGCGGCGTGCCGCGCATGAAGCAGCTCTGTCGTCAGATTGAACACAGCCTGCGCATCAGCGGCGATGTGGCGTCGCTGGAGCCGGAACTGCTGGAGCTGCTGGATGAGATGGATAATGTGGCGCAGGAGGCGCGCCACATTTTGAGTCAATCCTGAAACGTCTGGCCTATTTTTAAGGCGGCGGCGATATTGCGCGCCGTCATGCGCACGTTTTGCGCCGCATCATCCAGCGCCTCCTCCAGCGTACAGATAGAGTAGATAACGCTAAACACCGCGTCGATGCCATGCTGATGCACCACGCCGACATCCGCCGTCAGGCTGCCGGCGATGCCGATCACCGGTTTATTGTAGCGCTTCGCCACCTTCGCCACGCCAATCGGCACCTTGCCATGAATGGTCTGGCTATCGATACGCCCTTCGCCGGTGATCACCAGCGTCGCGTCCTTCACCAGCTCATCGAGGCCGAGCGCCTCGGTGACGATTTCAATGCCGCGCCGCAGCTCCGCCTGGCAAAAGGCGTGCAGCGCCGCGCCCATGCCGCCTGCTGCGCCGCCGCCGGGAATATGCAGCACGTCGATATCAAGATCGCGCTGGATCACCGCCGCATAGTGCGCCAGCGCCGCATCCAGTTCCGCCACCAGCTCCGGCGTCGCCCCCTTTTGCGGGCCGAACACCGCCGATGCGCCCGCTTCGCCGGTTAGCGGATTGGTTACGTCACAGGCTACCTCGAAGCGGCACTGCGCCAGGCGCGCATCCAGCGCGCTGATATCGATGCGCGCCAGCGTCGCCAGCGCGCTGCCGCCGTAGCCGATCTGCTCGCCCTGTTGGTTAAGCAGCCGCGCCCCCAGCGCCTGCGCCATGCCGGCGCCGCCGTCGTTGGTCGCGCTGCCGCCGATGCCGATAATAAAGTGCTGTACGCCGCGATCGAGCGCATTGCGGATCAGCTCGCCGGTGCCCCAGGTGGTGGTGACGCGCGGATCGCGCTGCGCGGCGGGCACCAGCTCCAGCCCGCTGGCCGCGGCCATCTCAATAAAAGCGCAGCTCTCGTCGCCGGACAGACCGTAAAAGGCTTCCACCGGTTCGCCAAGCGGCCCGGTGACGCGCAGCCTGACGATTTTACCCCGCGTCGCCGCGACCATCGCCTCTACGGTCCCTTCGCCGCCATCCGCCACCGGCAGCTTGACGTATTGCGCGTCAGGAAAGATCGCACGAAAGCCGTTTTCAATCTCCGCTGCGACCTGCAGGGCGGATAAACTCTCTTTATACGAATCCGGTGCAATAACGATTTTCATAAATTGTCCGAGCGCTGTTGAGCTGGCCGCAGCCAGAGAACGAAGCCGGTCAGCCCGACCGGCAACATAACCGGAGCGGCTGGCTAGCGTGAAACTTCAACCTTCGCTAATTTCTCATAATAGCAGGCCAGCGCGCTGTGATCGGCGGTGCCCATGCCATCGGCCTTCAACGCCTGCATCATTTCCATGACAGCGGCGGTGAGCGGCAGCTGCGCGCCGACGCCGTGCGAGGTGTCGAGCGCGTTGCTGAGATCTTTGATATGCAGATCGATGCGGAAACCCGGCTTGAAGTTGCGATCCATTACCATCGGCGCTTTGGCGTCCAGCACCGTGCTGCCCGCCAGGCCGCCGCGGATCGCCTGATACACCAGCTCAGGATTAACGCCCGCTTTCGTGGCGAGGGTCAGCGCCTCGGACATCGCGGCGATATTCAGCGCCACGATCACCTGATTCGCCAGCTTAGTCACATTGCCCGCGCCGATATCGCCGGTATGCACCACCGAGCCCGCCATCGATTTCAGCAGATCGTAGTGGGCGTCGAACAGCGCCTTATCACCGCCGACCATCACTGACAGCGTACCGTCGATCGCCTTTGGCTCGCCGCCGCTGACCGGCGCGTCGAGCATATTGATGCCCTTTTCCGCCAGCGCCTGATGAATTTCGCGGCTCGCCAGCGGCGCGATGGAACTCATATCGATCAGTACCGTGCCCGCTTTCGCGCCGTCGATGATGCCGTTCTCGCCCAGCGCCACCTCTTTCACCTGCGGCGAGTTAGGCAGCATGGTGATGATCACCTCGCACTGCTGCGCCACCTCTTTCGCGCTTTTCGCTGTGGTAGCCCCCAGCTCAACCAGCTCCGCCTCGTTGGCCGGGCTGGAGTCGCGCACCACCAGCGTGTGCCCCGCTTTCAGCAGGTTTTTACTCATCGGTTTGCCCATGATGCCCAGGCCGATAAATCCAACTTTCATGGTGATTCCCCCTGTTAATTTATTTTTTGAAACGGTCGCACAGCGCCTGCGTCGCGTTGCGGAAGACGCCAAGATCGCTGCCTACCGCGACGAAGGTCGCGCCCCATTCGAGATAGCGGCGCGCGTCCGCCTCGACCGGCGCCAGGATGCCGCTCGGTTTGCCCGCCGCTCTGGCGCGGGCGAAGATATGCTGGATGACCTTCAGCACCTCAGGATGGGCGGGCTGACCGAGATAGCCGAGCGCGGCGGAGAGATCGCCCGGACCGACGAAGATGCCGTCGACGCCGTCGACGGCGATGATGCTGTCGAGGTTATCCACGCCCTGCTGGCTTTCGATCTGCACCAGCACGCTGATATTGCTGTTGATGTCGAGGTTATAATCCGGCAGCGTGCCGTACATATTGCTGCGGTGCGAAACCGATACGCCACGAATGCCGGCAGGCGGATAGCGCGTCGAAGCGACCGCCATGCGCGCCTCCTCTTCGCTCTCGACAAAGGGGATCAGGAAGTTATAGAAGCCAATATCCAGCAGGCGCTTAATGATCACCGGCTCGTTGCAGGGCGGACGCACCACGGCGGCGCTCGGGCTGCCTTTTAGCGCCATCAGCTGCGGCACGAAGGTGGTGATATCGTTCGGCGCATGCTCGCCATCCAGCACCAGCCAGTCAAACCCTGCCAGCCCCAGAACTTCGGTAGTGATGGGATTGGCCAGCGAACACCAGCTGCCAATCAGGGTTTCACCGCTCAGCAGGCGCTGACGAAAACGGTTGGGATAGCTCATTCTGTTTCCTCTTGGTTAGGCGCTTAGCGCACCAGGCAGGGCCGCTTGTTATTGAATGTCCAGTTCGGGACGAGGAACTGCATCGCCTGCGCGTCGTCGCGCGCGCCCAGGCCGTGCTTCTGATAAAGTTCATGCGCCTTCATCACCTGATCCATATCCAGCTCTACGCCGAGGCCCGGCGTCTGCGGCACCTGCACCATGCCGCCATTGATCTCCAGCGGCTGTTTCGTCAGGCGTTGGTTGCCCTCCTGCCAAATCCAGTGGGTGTCGATGGCTGTGATGTTGCCGGGCGCAGCGGCGGCGACGTGGGTAAACATCGCCAGCGAAATATCGAAATGGTTATTGGAGTGGGAGCCCCAGGTCAGGCCGAACTCATGGCACATCTGCGCCACACGCACCGACCCCTGCATAGTCCAGAAGTGCGGATCGGCCAGCGGGATATCCACCGACTGCAGTGAAAGCGTGTGGCCCATCTGCCGCCAGTCGGTGGCGATCATGTTGGTGGCGGTTGGCAGCCCGGTGGCGCGGCGGAACTCCGCCATTACTTCGCGGCCGGAATAGCCCTGCTCTGCGCCGCACGGATCTTCTGCATAGGCCAGCACGTTGCGCAGCTGCTTGCCCAGCTGAATCGACTCTTCCAGCGACCAGGCGCCGTTGGGGTCGAGGGTGATGCGCGCGTCGGGGAAGCGCTGCGCCAGCGCGGTGACCGCTTCCGCCTCTTCGCTGCCCGCCAGTACGCCGCCCTTCAGCTTAAAGTCGTTGAAGCCATACTTTTCATAGGCCGCTTCCGCCAGTCGCACCACGGTTTCCGGCGTCAGCGCCTCTTCGTGGCGCAGGCGGTACCAGTCGCAGCTGGCGTCTGGCTCGCTCTGATAAGGCAATGGGGTTTTGCGGCGATCGCCGACGTAGAACAGGTAGCCCAGCATTTCGACGCGATCGCGCTGCTGGCCTTCGCCCAGCAGGCTGGCAACGTTGACGCCGAGGAACTGGCCGAGCAGGTCAAGCAGCGCCGCTTCAATGCCGGTTACCACGTGAATGGTGGTGCGCAGATCGAACGTCTGGCTGCCACGCCCGCCGGCGTCGCGATCGCCAAAAGTGGCACGCACCCGATTAAGCAGGTTTTTATATTCGCCCAGCGTATGGCCGATAATCAGCGCCGCCGCCTCTTCCAGCGTCTGACGGATTTTTTCGCCGCCCGGAATTTCACCGACGCCGGTGTGGCCCGCGTTATCCTTGATGATCACGATATTGCGGGTGAAGAAAGGTGCGTGTGCGCCGCTCAGGTTCAGCAGCATGCTGTCGTGGCCGGCGACCGGGATGACCTGCATCGCGGTAATTTTCGGCGTGGCGTTCTGTTGGCTCATGGTCGATTCCTTATGCTTACCTGCGCCCGAACACCGGGCGCTTGCGATCAAATGTCCAGCCGGGGATCAGATACTGCATGGCGGTGGCATCGTTGCGTGCGCCACCCGGCAAGGTTTTATACAGCTCATGCGCCTGCTGCAGGCGCTCCGGATCCAGCTCAATGCCAAGCCCGGGCTTATCCGGCACGGTGATTTTGCCTTGCCGGATCTGCAATGGCTCTCGGGTCAGGCGCTGATCGCCCTCCTGCCAAATCCAGTGGGTGTCGATGGCGGTCGGTTTGCCCGGCGCGGCGGCGCCGACGTGGGTAAACATCGCCAGCGAGATATCGAAGTGGTTATTGGAGTGGCAGCCCCAGGTCAGGCCCCAGTCGTCGCACAGCTGCGCGACACGCACCGCGCCGCTCAGCGTCCAGAAGTGCGGATCGGCCAGCGGAATGTCGACGGCGTTTAGCATCACCGCATGCTGCATCTCTCGCCAGTTGGTGGCGATCATATTAGTCGCAACCGGCAGCCCGGTGGCGCGGCGGAACTCCGCCATCACTTCGCGTCCGGAGTAGCCCTGTTCCGCGCCGCAGGGATCTTCGGCATAGCTCAGCACATCCTGCATCCCCTTACAGAGCGCGATCGCCTCATCCAGTCGCCAGGCGCCGTTGGGATCGACGGTGATGCGCGCCTCGGGAAAGCGCTTTTTCAGCGCGCGCGCGGTATCGATCTCATCCTCGCCCGGCAGCACGCCGCCCTTTAGCTTGAAATCTTTAAAGCCGTAACGATCCTGCGCCGCTTCCGCCAGCCGCACCACCGCATCGCTGTCCAGCGCCTGTTGATGACGCAGGCGATACCAGTCGTGGCTCGCACCGTCGCCGCTAAGATAGGGCAGATCGGTTTTCTGCCGGTCGCCGATATAGAACAGGTAGCCCAGCACCGTGACCGCGTCGCGCTGTTGGCCAGGGCCGAGCAGCTCCGCCACCGGTACGCCGAGAAACTGGCCGAGCAGATCGAGTAGCGCCGCCTCCAGCGCCGCCACCGCATTGACCCGCAGCTCAAAGGTCCAGGCGCCGTTGCCGAAGGTATCGAAATCGGCGTGCTGGTTGCCTTTGTGAACCTGCTGCACCAGCCGGTTCATGCGCGCGACCTCCTGCCCCACCACCTGCGGAACGGCGGCAAGCAGAGTCTGATAAATGGTCTCGCCGCCCGGCGCTTCGCCGAGGCCGGTATGCCCGGCGCTGTCGGTCAGCACCACGATGTTGCGGGTAAAGAAGGCGCTATGCGCGCCGCCGATGTTCAGCAGCATACTGTCGTAGCCGGCCACCGGTACCACTTTCATCCCGGTAATCACCGGCGTGCTTTGCGTGTTCATCGTCGCTCCTTACGCTATCTTTTTCAGTTCGATGCGCTTGATATCGCCCACCAGCACCAGGTAGCTCAGCACCGCCACCAGCGCATGGATGCCAACGTAGATCAGCGCGCCGTTGTAGGAGCCCGTCACCGCGATGATATAGCCGATAGCGATCGGCGTGACGATGCCGGAGATATTGCCGAACATATTGAACAGGCCGCCGCTCAGTCCGCTGATCTCTTTCGGCGCGGTATCCGCCATCACCGCCCAGCCCAGCGCGCCGATCCCCTTGCCGAAGAAGGCGGTCGCCATGAAGAACACCACCACCCATTCGGTTTCGACGTAGTTACAGGTAACCATTGAAATCGAGAGCAGCATGCCCAGCACAATAGGGGTTTTGCGGGCGATGTTCAGCGAGCCGGTTTTACGCATCAGCCAGTCGGAGATCACTCCGCCCAGCACGCCGCCGAGAAAGCCGCAGATCGCCGGAATAGAGGCGATAAAGCCCGCCTTCAGAATCGACATGCCGCGCGCCTGCACCAGATAGACCGGGAACCAGGTGATAAAGAAGTAGGTCAGCGCGTTGATGCAGTACTGGCCAAGGTAGATGCCGAGCATCATGCGCGAGGTGATCAGCTGACGAATCTGCCCCCACTTCTCGCGCCCGCTGACTTTCTCCTGCGCTTTTTTCACATCCATATTGATCAGCGCGCCGCCCTTCTCCATATACTCCAGCTCGGCGCGGTTGACGCCCGGATGGTCGTTAGGATCGTGGATCACTTTCAGCCAGACAAAGCTGAGGATGATGCCGAGACCGCCCATAAACCAGAAGACGTGCGCCCAGCCCACCTGCGCGGTCAGCCAGCCCATAATTGGCGCGAAGATCACCGTAGCGAAATATTGCGCCGAGTTAAAAATCGCCACGGCGGTACCGCGCTCCTGCGCCGGGAACCAGGCGGCGACGATGCGGCTATTGCCGGGGAACGAAGGCGCTTCCGCCAGCCCGACCAGGAAGCGCAGCATGAACAGCGCGACGATCACGGTAAAGCCTTCAAAGACATTGACGAAGCCCTGCAGCAGGGTAAACAGCGACCAGATGAAGATGCTCCAGAAGTAGACGCGCTTCGAACCGAAGCGGTCGAGCAGCCAGCCACCCGGGATCTGGCCAATCACGTAGGCCCATGAGAAGGCGGAGAAGATATAGCCCATGCCGACGGGATCGAGCCCGATATCTTTCGCCATCGACGAGCCGGCGATCGAGAGGGTGGCGCGGTCGCCGTAGTTAAACGAAGTGACGATAAACAGCATCACTACGATCCAGTATCGCGCGTTCGTTCTTTTTTCTACGGCGCTTTCCGCCTGGCTGTATGAATTCATGATGCACTCCTGAAATATAGCAATACGCTACT
This DNA window, taken from Mixta gaviniae, encodes the following:
- a CDS encoding MFS transporter; the encoded protein is MNSYSQAESAVEKRTNARYWIVVMLFIVTSFNYGDRATLSIAGSSMAKDIGLDPVGMGYIFSAFSWAYVIGQIPGGWLLDRFGSKRVYFWSIFIWSLFTLLQGFVNVFEGFTVIVALFMLRFLVGLAEAPSFPGNSRIVAAWFPAQERGTAVAIFNSAQYFATVIFAPIMGWLTAQVGWAHVFWFMGGLGIILSFVWLKVIHDPNDHPGVNRAELEYMEKGGALINMDVKKAQEKVSGREKWGQIRQLITSRMMLGIYLGQYCINALTYFFITWFPVYLVQARGMSILKAGFIASIPAICGFLGGVLGGVISDWLMRKTGSLNIARKTPIVLGMLLSISMVTCNYVETEWVVVFFMATAFFGKGIGALGWAVMADTAPKEISGLSGGLFNMFGNISGIVTPIAIGYIIAVTGSYNGALIYVGIHALVAVLSYLVLVGDIKRIELKKIA